The Vulpes vulpes isolate BD-2025 chromosome 1, VulVul3, whole genome shotgun sequence genome contains the following window.
ctgccttcagcccagggtgtggtcctgggctccccttgaggagtctgcttctccctcttcctatgtctcgcctctctctgtatgtgtctctcattaataaatagataaaaatcttaaaaaaaaaaaaaaaagaacagttactATTAACTGAGCGCCTACCATGTGCCACTAGGAGCATAAACACTCAGAATTTTGTGAGGATTCAGTGGCATTCATCCCTAGGCACTCAGATGGCACCTAGCACATCGTAAGTGCTAATAAATGCTGTTAGCCTTAACTGTTCCTGTATGAACCCTGTACCCCATCTTGGGTTATTCGAGGCAGCCAGTTGTTTAATGCCCATCTCCTCGTAAATGGGGAGCTCTGTGAGGGTAGAGACCTGGCTGTGTATGCCCGGCTCTGTCATTTCCTCTAGGAggctctcccttccccctcaggCTGGGTCCAGTGCCGCTGCTGGGCTTCTCCGATTAGGACCctgatccctctgcctgtgcccctgcaTCTTGGCCCTGACTATTCTGGCCTGTCATGTGAAATGATGGGCGTGTTCACTACTTCCGTCCCATCTATGAGACCCCTGAATGCAGGGCGCAGGGCTGTACTGGTCACCACTGTGTCCTGGCATCACCTGGGAAGGTTCATGTTAGTGCTCAATAAATCCTCAACTTGGGATGGCTCTGATGCCACTTGGCAGAAGCCCTTTGGCTGCCTGTCCACTGCCTACCCCCCCTTCAGTCCCATCCCTATGACCCGCCACCCACCCGAGGTGCAGGCCACGACCTTGTCCACGCCATGGGCCTTCATGGCCATCACAATGTTCCGGGTGCCCTCGGACATAACTGTGGTAGGACCTTAGAGGGGATAGAGAGTGGCTGTCACTAGCAGGTGGCGGtggtggcaggggtggcaggggcggggccgggggcgggggtggtgctGGGGGCCGAGGCACGGGGGTGGGCCGTGGGCAGAGAGGGGGCCCAGTACTGAGGTCATTGCGGGTGCCCAGCAGCACGATGACAGCATCCTGTCCGGCCACAGTCTTGTCTACATCAGCCGCATTCAGAACGTCACCCACTACTACGTGGGCCGGCTGGGGCCCCTCTGGGGGCAGCCTGGAGGCGTCCCGCACCAGCACTGTCACCTCGTAACCTGTGGGCAaagaaggcagggaggcaggtcAGTGGGCTTGTGGGCTGGCACCCCCAGGCTCCAGGGGCTGGGTCCGGGAGGGTGCCACAAACCCTCAAATCCATCCCCCAGGTCCCCGGTGATGGGACAATACCCTTCATGCTGGGTCATAAATACCCTGCCACTAAGGACCCCCGCGCCAGCATGCCCCAGACTTCTCCACTCTCCAGCAAGTAAAAGGTTAAAGCCTGGCATCACACTGATCTATGCCCCCCATCCATGGTCCTGGAGGAAACCTAGAGGTACAGTAGAAGATGTGAGTTGCCCAAAGGTTGCCCAATGCTGGGACTGGACCCCAGGCCTACTTCTGAAGGGTTGGGCCGGGTTAAAGTGGTCATTAAGGATTTTGAACATCTTCTTTTGAACATCTTCTCCCCAAAGAATTTTGAGTAACTCTGTGtcccacacatacacacccattTTAAGGTTTCCGACCAACatgtttcttcctttgttctaAACAATGGCAAAATATGTTAATGTTTGAGTGTATGGAAATGATgatgtaaaaaaattattaggggacacatgggtggctcaagtggttaagcatctgcctatggctcaggtcatgatctcaaggtcctgggatagagcccggCATTTGGTTctctgctcaacggggagtctgcttctccctctcactctgccttcagctctgcctatttcttcttctcctctctctctctctctgtcaagtaaataaataatttttttctttaagattttatttatttattcatgagagacagagagaggcagaggcacaggcagagggagaagcaggctccaccgagggagcccgatgtgggactcgatcccaggaccctgggatcatgccctgaaccaaaggtagattctcaaccactgagccacccaggtgtccctgaataaataattcttaaaaaaaagaaaaaaaatgattaattgtCTCcgttatggactaaatgtttaTGCCTCCCCAACCCCACCAAATTCATATACTAAAGCCCTAACTTCCAATGTGAGGGTATtgggagatggggcctttgggaggtaattaggttttgatgaggtcatgaaggtggggCCCCATGAAGGGGTTAGTGTCTtttacaagaagaggaagaagagcatCTGAGTGGcctggtcagttaagcatctgactcttttttttttttttttttttttaagattgataccttatcttggacttctcagtctccagaacaatgagaaacaaatgtctattgtttaagccaccagtctatgctattttgtcatagcagcccaAGCTCACTAAGACAGCCTCTACATATCATCCTTGTGGTAAGTGAACCAGAGCTCCTTTGAGAAAGGGCTGATTGCTGGCCTGCGACAGGGAAAggacaagatgagcctggaaatatatatatatattccagtgCTCCAAGCCTGGAATATCTTGTACTGTCAGCTGCTAAGGCCGCGCTTAACAAATGATGCGGCCATACTGAAAGGACACAGGAGCCACTTGAAGGGGTTCTCATTGGAAAAATCAGGGACAATATGATTTGTTCAAAAGAATATTGATGAGAAAGAATCAAAACAcatgaaatactttaaaatctgTGAGTTCATAATAAACTAACAGAGAAACCTCATGGGACATCACAGACAGCTATCAGAGAATTGATTGATTCATTATtcagaaaatgagagaaggaaaaacaaaagtgtttCACTTCTGTCATCatgtatttcaaaaacaaataagggggggcacctgggtggctcagtggttgagcatctgcctttggctcagttcgtgatcctggggtccttggggtcaagccctgcattgggttccccgcagggagcctgcttctccctctgcctatgtctctgctctctctgtgtgtctctcatgaataaatacatgaaatcttaaaaaaaaaaaaatgatgggctAGGGTCCCACGTTTGAGAGTGGAGCCCCCATACCAACGCCATGCCGGACAGCTTGGACAAGGACATGTATGCATGTACCCCAAGCCCCAATGCCACATGCTGGTGCCTCACCGCAGGCCTTCACTCCTCATATTTGATGAAGGCCTTTGACCTCCTTCCGAACCGCCCAGAACCCTAGTGAGAGTTTATACAGCAGTAGCATGCAAAGAACAGGTATTACTACTACGACCAGGAGTTCCACCAGGATGCGACACATCACAGGATGCCAGGAATTGGATGTTCCGCACATGTTAGAAGCAGAAATGCAATGGAGAAGAGACTATGAAGTTGATCAAGAAAATTGtcaactggggatccctgggtggctcagcggtttagcgcctgcctttggcccagggtgtgatcctggagtcccaggatcgagtcctgcgtcgggctcctggcatggggcctgcttctccttctgcctgtgcctctgcctctctctctctctgtctatcatgaataaataaataaaatatttttaaaaaattgtcaactTATTCAGAAAAGGTTGAAGACCTGTCAACAGAGGGAATGTGAGAACTGCGGACAGGACTGTGCCAAGTAGCTGGAGCAGTTCACCCAGGTAGCCAAGGCCTACCAGAATCCCGTATCACaaccggggtgggggtggggaaggcattATTCTTCCAGGAAGTGCCTGGCAAAACAGAAGTAGCATATGCCAGCAGATAGAAAGGCTGCGAAAGAAGCCACCACTGTCTAAGGCAGCACCCAGAGCTCCTTCACAtgactattattaaaataaagagtaATATTAAACCTGTTTCTGGTATCGCCTTCAGCTCCCAACGTTGAGATACTGatgagcttttttttaaattatttttttaaattcatctcaTTGACTCTATCTCCCTTCAAATCCAGCTACTGCTGAACTtgtaagagaaataaacaaaaggcaatattaaaaaacaaatgatggGTTATGTGAACACTCTGgaacaatgatgatgataataaggATCATGTTTacacactttacatatattaactcatttaatgctCAAAGTAACCCTGGGTTTGAGTTACAGCCCCACCACTAACTAGCTGTATGACaatgggcaagtcacttagcctctcttGGCCTTAGGACCTTCATTTATAAAGTGACACTAGTAGTAGTCTACCTTACAAGGTTAATGTAGGTTTAAATAATGTATCTAAGTGTTTAAGGCAGTCAGTTGACTTTTGGAAAGGGTGCCAGGACAATTCTATGGgggaaaaatagtcttttcaagaaatggtgctgggacaactggatacgCATTTGTAAAAAGAATGAGGTCagatccttacctcacaccaaatatgaaaataaactcaaaacgatcaaagacctaaatgcgagagctaaaactattttaaaaatcttagaaaaaacgTAAGTATAAATCTTTGTGAGCTTGAATTAGACAACAGTTTCCTGGCTATGACAtgaaaaacacaagcaacaaaagaaaacacagacacactgatatcatcaaaattaagaacttgtGTGCTTCAAGGACACCATCGAGAAAGTGAAAGGataatccacagaatgggaggaaacttttgcaagtcatatatctggtaagggacTTGTATttagactatataaagaactacaacaAGTAATAAAAAGATGActaacccaattaaaaattgggcaaaataACTGAATAGACTTCTTCAAAGgggatacacaaatggccaatgaaTACTcagaaagatactcaacatcattggtcattagggaaatataaaccgaaaccacaatgagagggacacctgggtggctcagtggaccTGGGATCCCTCCTTTCCACACTCCAGAGCCAGCCGCTGAATTAGCCAAGGGGTCACGGTGTCCAGACAAATTGTACCCATGTCATGATCGTCCACAACAGATTAGGGAAGCTGAGGCCCCGAGCCTGGGAAGAACATGCTCTGGTGTGGTGGGAGTGGAACCCAGCCTTTTCTGCCAGAGACACATGTTCACTCACAAGCCTTGCCTGCTACACATACACACCCATACACATGGGGggacccagccccacccccacagccaGAAACCCACCAGTTCTACCCAATGGCAACATTAGTTGAGCGCTTCCTGTATACCTAGGATTGTTCTCGGTGCTTTCCAAGAAGCCATTTAATATTCAGTgagtctgggacacctgggtggctcagtggttgagtgtctgcctttgaatcaggtcctgaccccagggtcctggattgagtcctgcatcaggctccccacagggagcctgcttctccttccgcctatgtttgcctctctctgtgtgtctctcatgaataaatagattaaataataaaaaaaaaaccatagcaaGATACAAGTTCAAACCCACTAGAATAGACAGACAATAAATGTTGGTGCacatgtggagaaattgaaaccctcatACACTACTGATGGGTGTATTGAAtgatgcagctgctttggaaagccgtctggtagttcctcaaagggataaacatagagttaccatatgactcagcctttccactcctaggtatatgctcaaaagaaatgaaaacatacattcacacaaaacTTGTACATTTAAGTCCATAGGGGcattattattcataatggccccaAATAGAAACAATCCAATGTCCATCAGCTGCATggataagggatgcctgggtggctcagcggttgggcatctgccttcagctcagggcgtgatcctggggtcccgggatcgtgtctcgcattgggctccctgcatggagcctgcttctccctctgcctgtgtctctgcctctctctctgtgtgtgtctctcatgcataagtaAATAATGCCCAGTGCCCCCATCCTGTGTGACCAACTTTCATAAGGGAATGACACAAAGCCTGTGTTGTACTCACACATCAGGGAACAGTGGGGGCTTCCAGGATGCCAGTGTGGGCATCGGTTAACTACCAATGGTTAAAGTGGGCCCTAGTAAGTTGTGGGTATTCTGGGGGAGAAAAATATTCTCCTAGAGAGTAAGAGCTTTGACACAGGCTCTGTAAAAGGGTGCCCATTAGTGTTCTATTTTTGCTGATTAGTGACATTTATTGAGAAACTTATATGCCAAGTGCTGTGCTAAGCTCTTTCTACAGatgaatggtatttttttttccaagattttttttaacacaatccacatttaaatgtaaaattcaatAACCAGATGTGCATGTACCTAGTGGCTACCATCCCAAACAATAGTGGTTTAGAATTCACAGATTTTaacctttagaaaaaagaatgtctttaaGGTACTTCCAAAAAtcccttattttatatttttctgtcaatttttcattttgaaataaattcacaCATATAGGAAAGTTGTAAGACCTCAATTCTCATGCTTGCTTTTgctttatctttgtgtgtgtataatatataacatacataattgtatatatgtgtatataaatacatttatacacaaacatatgttacatatatatgtatgtatgtgtgtatatatatatatatgtttattcttaactatttgagagtaagttgcagaGATCATGCCccttaaaagcttttttttatcTCAACCCACGGTACAAAATGGATTTCAAAGCCTACCCTAGTACATACAAATCCATGCATATATAATTGAAAGAAGTTTCATAAAACCAATATTCAACATGCAATACACTCTGACACTTTTACGACCAATTAAGTATATCTCAGAACTCACTATGACCCACCGTTTGAAAAGCCCCAAATCGCAATAAGCCTAAAAGGTATTATTACATGCCtattttgaagatggagaaattgGGGGAATTTTAGGCAACTAAGCCATGGCTATGAGTTCACTTAGTCAAAAGAAGGCTTATTGGGCACCAACTATGTACTGGACACGGTTCCATGAATTTCCcatatattatctcacttaatcatTGCTAGCACCCCTCAGGAAGTACTACTAGTTTTAGCTCCACTTTCCAGCTATCTAGGCACACAAATGACAAGAGATTTGACAACGTAGTAAAtggtaagtggtagagctgggatttgaatgcGGGCAGGCTGGTACCAGCCTACAGAATCACTGAGGTAAATAAAACTCTAGCTCAATGAAGCTAGAGTTTCCTTTTTCTGATGGGGACAGGGAAGCTCAGAGGTTCACTGTGGATCTTAAGAGACTTGTCAGAGCCACCGGGAGAAAGTAAGGGCCTCCCCGAGGCCTCAACACTCAATTCCCTGGGGTGCAGTCCCACTGGTGACCAGCAGGGTGGACAAGTGCAATTCAGTGGAATTCAGGATTAAGGTTAAGGTAGTAACATGGGAATCCACATCCTCAGGGTGACTCAGCATCTCTCAACTTCTCCCTCTTACTTCCTCCTCCAGAAATGCTTATCCACAAatttctttctcctcccacccCGTCCCCCAACAAATCAAGATCCTTACTAGGTCTTCTTGGAGAAGGGGAGAGTAGTGGGTGGGATGAGGAACTGTTAGGCAATTTTGAAGAGGGTGGGCTGGGCTACAAGACTACAGAGAGTGGGATCCTGGTACCCTCCACCCTGTTGGGGCACCCAGATAGTCGAAATCTTCAGAGTCTCTGAGGCTAGCAAGGGTGGGGCCCTATATCTGGAAGTCACAGGCCTCAAGAAGGGTTGGTGAAGTCTGAATGgcggaggcaggaggggaggctgCGGGATGTTTATCCCCTCTCCTGAGACAACCGAGAATTTCCAGCTCTCATCCACTTTCCCAAGACCAGCGCCCAAGTCTTCACCAATGTCTCTGCTCGCTGTCCTCTTTCCATTAGGTGCTCACAGCAACTCCTCCCCCAGCCTTCTCAACTTCCAGCCTTGGCACCCAGGCCTGGAGCCGGTGGACTTTGGGCAGTTAAGAGCACAggttgggttcaaatcccaacacCACCACTTTCCAGCTGTCTGATAGTGGGGAAGTCagtttctgggcctcagtttcctcttctgtcaagTGAGGCGATCCTCCTTCTCACCGCACATGAGCGCTCTGAGGATTTAATACCGGTGAAGAGCGGTAGGTGCTAGGAGGCAAGCCGCTCCCTGGCTTAGTATAAGCCCTCGCTGGGTGCGCTAACCACCACCCCAATTTCAACGTTTCATAAGAGCACGGTATTTAAACCTGTCACTGGAGTCCCCCTGCCTCCCATGGCCAATCCCTAGTCCTTGCACTCACATAAAATTGGATCTCACAGCGTCCCCCACTTCTGTCCCCGTTCCACCTGCCTTGCCCCTAGGTCACAAACCAAAGCACTGATGGCCCAACCAGCCTCACCCGGGTCCCAGGGTGCCCCTTCCTAATGCGCTGCCTGTGCACCCCCCCCGTGACatcccccgcccgccccagctcATGCCTGCTTGCACCGCCTGCGCCAGGGCGGTGAGCCCGGTCCTGCCCGTGGCACCGAAGATGGCAATCTTCTTGACGGCCATTCTGCGGAGTCGTGGGGGTGCGAGGCCACGGAGTTGCACCACGCGCGGGAACCAACTGGCTGCTGGGCCGCCTTCTCCGTCCCTCTCGCGCGGGAGGGACGGGGCGGGCCGGGCACCGAAGGCCACGCCCACCCCCTGCGGGCCCAGCAGGCCACGCCTCCAGCCGGGGAGAACGCGGGGGGCGGGACAGCAGGCTGCCCGCCTCCGCCGGCCGCCCAGCACCGCCCCCTCCGCCTGCCGCTCAGCCCGGGAGGCGGGGCCGCATCCGGCCAGCTGGGCGGAGCGTGGGTGGGCCCGATGCCCCGCCTCTGCGCTCGAGCCGGGGGCGGGCCGAAGCTCGGGCCACGCCCACCGACCTCTCCCAGCTCACGCCCCCTCTCCTAGGGCCTGACGCTGACCGGGGACTCACACTGTGCCCCAAGGCTTTCCGGAAGCTACTAGGGTAGAAAGTGAGGCAGGGTGTGACACTGTAACCGTGTGTGCCCCTGTGCCTCTGTGGGACTGTGCGAGTAACCCCGAGGGAGAACAAGATTGTGGATGACACCATGTGCCATTCTCTGTGTAGCACTATGTTAATACAATAGGAGACGGTGTGTGACACCCCGTGTGGCAAGCATTGATGCTGTTCCTTTGTGACCTTGGGGTGCCACTGTGGGTGACACTGTGTCAGTCTGTGATGCTGTATGCATTCATGATGCTGGGGGATATGGTGTGGGACATGTGTGAGATGTGTTTTATGGGAGTGTGCTACTGTTAGACAGTGACAGTGTATGACACCCATGTGTCATGTAAGGATGTGTGACTGTGACCCTATTTGAGTGTGTGGTAGTGGGTATTAACTGTTGTTGTGATGCTGTTTGTGACCTCTTGTGACTGGATGACGTATGAGAGTGTGACAGCACAGGACGTGTGACATGTGAGTGTGTGACTGATGTGACAAGTTTGAGTGTGTAAAAAAGTGTGTGACCTGTGCGATTGCGAAGCTGCGTGTGACCTGTGGGTATATGACACTCTCTGTGACCCCACGGGAGTGTGCGAGAGTGTATGACATCCGCGTGCTTGTGTGTGACACGGCGTGGGTGGTGGTGGCACTATTTGAGTGTGCCACTACGTGTGATGCTGTCGGGCACTGTGCCAGTGTGGGACCCCATGTGAGCGTGTGACTGCGTGTCAGTCTGACTGTTTGACTCTGCGTGACCCTGTGGGGGGTGACACTGCGTGAGTGTGTGGCTGTGGGTGATGTTTGCGACGCTGCATGTGaccctggtgtgtgtgtgtgcccgtgtgGGAGTGTGTGACCCCGGGAGAGTGCGTGGCCGTGTGTGACGCTGCCTCCGGCCCCGCGAGCGCCGTGGCTCGGAGTGTCACCGCGCGTGGGCCAGCGCTGCGGGCGGCCGAGGCGGCGGGGGACCGCGGGCGGGAGGGGGTCCCGGGGGCGCGCCGAGCGCGGCGGCCGCGCGAGCGGGggaggcgcggcggcggcggcggcggcggcgcatgCGGATCTGGTCgagcggcggggccggcggggccgaacggagccgggccgggccgggccgggccccggACGCCGACACGGAGGGCGGTCGTCGCTGCGAGCAGCGGGGACGGCGGCACCGGCGGCCGCGGGCCCAGGTGAGCGGCGTTGGGGGATGGCCCCTCCCTGCAGCTTCTCCCCACCTGCCCGAGCATCCCTCCCCCGCGCGCTGTGGGCTTGGCCTGAGCCCCAGGGTCTCCCGGGCTGGAGGAGGGGAGCGGTCCAGGGCAGAAcgagccccccacccctcagccctgTCAGCCTCCGCGCCATGCGTGGGTCTTCCACCCAGGCCTTGTCCTGCCCAGGCCCCCTCCTTGCGGAGCAGTGACTAGACTGCAGGGAGAGAAAGGCGCGGCCCTGGAGGGGTTAAAGCATCGATTTCCACCCCCAGCCTCGAGCCTTTGCTGGGGCCGCAGGACACCTCTTTCCAcctcctccatctccttctcctcccttgctTCTCCATTCAACCGCGTAATGGCCAGTCCCTTCCCGGACTGACTGCTTACCAAGTGCTAAGTGCCTCCCCATCCCTAAGTATCCTTCACTGAGGAAACAGTTGTGATCATCTCTTAacagggagggaaactgaggcagagaagccAAGCGAAAGATGGATTAAAAATACCGCGAGAATAAAGCAGAGCTTGAACTTACTTCTGTCTGACTCCAGCATAGGCACTTTGATTTGCTAAGATAGGTGGCCAGAGGATGAATAATAATAGCAAGGATCATATATCAAGGGCTTGTATGTACTAGATACCATGTACCCTGCATTATTAACTCATTTCCTCTACAAACATCTGTAGGCAATGGGCACTGTTATcattaccattttacagatgaacaaactgaggcctagagagagGGTgactggccaaggtcacacaggtggtAAGTAGCCATGCACTCACTTATAGCTTTCCATGGAAGGAGAGAAGAATAGCAGTGGATTTTGGCGTGTCCACCCAAAGGGATAGTCTCCACTACACTGACCAAGACTGGACCCTGCTTTCCTACAATCTGGTGGGTTA
Protein-coding sequences here:
- the BLVRB gene encoding flavin reductase (NADPH), translating into MAVKKIAIFGATGRTGLTALAQAVQAGYEVTVLVRDASRLPPEGPQPAHVVVGDVLNAADVDKTVAGQDAVIVLLGTRNDLSPTTVMSEGTRNIVMAMKAHGVDKVVACTSAFLLWDPSKVPPQLQAVTDDHIRMHKVLQESGLKYVAVMPPHIGDQPLTGAYTVTLDGRGPSRVISKHDLGHFMLSCLTTDKYNGHCTYPSHQYD